One Dermacentor silvarum isolate Dsil-2018 chromosome 10, BIME_Dsil_1.4, whole genome shotgun sequence genomic window carries:
- the LOC119431305 gene encoding LOW QUALITY PROTEIN: uncharacterized protein LOC119431305 (The sequence of the model RefSeq protein was modified relative to this genomic sequence to represent the inferred CDS: deleted 1 base in 1 codon), with product MPCKCCVPRCRGNYTGDTKVHVFKFPRDQALRDAWIRAVPRENLTVTEHSRVCELHFMDEDIIRDATHTDQATGRVMTVPLSHVRLRPDAVPSKFPNHSSYLSRKTARREDPDSKRARIENAALQKAIAESNEAFIRAREEDKVNSVRELANHLRSQGMKFWDVIERNERLLLIHIVDDEAPWLKYSVCVKGDLSMTLHVMKTAVQKLGANLCVPEIANSKRGMVELLEGIEKWDCDLMSNSVAEICEAVCLLLDQLCTSQAEDDANCIQFLKEQVTLHLSKKQRRRYSADFMMFCCIVFTISPHAYAFIRSHGSITLPHPMTIRSVCSSYGMSPQQEHQSETFLSYMTTRICDLKDDQRFVTVMVDEIHIKPYFDYKGGNITGAAINRNEAANCALVFMVRSVTCKFKEVAHIVPVHRVEAEFLQKTLKDVICGLEKIGYRVMCVVSDNNSVNRKAMSLFESPPCNRIVYQHPSDPSRPLFFVIDPVHILKCIRNNWINQKNDQICFYFPEIQGDTPESERMQTASFATIRDLHSKECDQLLKYGYGLSRKALYPSSLERQDVKLALQIFNDYLPEALRALGAKHNLFSFEATATFVEIILKWWKIVNVKTPWKGERLRDHFQQPVLSIDNDPKIDFLHMFLKWLDEWKNKGFDNGTLTKETHAALEHTTYALVELARYSFEELGMSYVLFGKIQTDCLEDRFGMYRQLAGAQYHISIRQIYEVENKLRLQTTLPTVSPDQHWECVRKQVEALLPSSNVVVTSQALTKMQDVVPVLVYVAGYAVYGTLKKLKCEQCRDSLTVDKKITVSATNEHYGLVKQLDRGGLVYPSMFALNAVAHSYVVVEQLATEPALLMMPEPRQVVTKMTLQLLASEEQSDFDTCENGHTVELVLKHILRCSTNILLKNFCRKLNDKLLDAADKLP from the exons ATGCCGTGCAAATGCTGTGTACCTCGATGCCGCGGAAACTACACGGGGGACACGAAGGTGCACGTCTTCAAGTTCCCGAGAGATCAAGCTCTAAGGGACGCTTGGATTCGCGCTGTGCCACGGGAAAACCTCACGGTCACCGAACATTCCAGG gtatgtgaacttcatttcatggacgaggacattattcgagacgcgacgcatacagatcaagcaactggccgcgtaatgacagtGCCGCTATCTCATGTGCGCCTTCGCCCAGACGCTGTACCGTCGAAGTTCCCGAATCATTCGAGCTACTTGTCCAGAAAGACCGCGAGGAGGGAAGATCCTGACTCCAAGCGCGCGCGAATAGAGAATGCAGCCCTTCAGAAAGCCATCGCTGAATCCAACGAGGCATTTATCAGAGCACGCGAGGAGGATAAAGTCAACAGTGTGAGGGAACTTGCCAACCACTTAAGGAGCCAAGGGATGAAGTTCTGGGATGTTatcgaaagaaatgaaaggctTCTTCTCATTCACATTGTCGACGATGAAGCACCGTGGTTGAAATACTCTGTTTGCGTGAAAGGAGATTTGAGCATGACACTACACGTTATGAAAACGGCCGTACAAAAGCTCGGTGCAAATCTCTGCGTTCCCGAAATCGCTAACAGTAAAAGGGGTATGGTGGAACTCCTGGAAGGCATCGAGAAGTGGGACTGTGACCTGATGTCCAACTCAGTCGCCGAAATTTGCGAGGCTGTTTGTTTACTGCTTGATCAGCTTTGCACGTCCCAAGCAGAAGATGACGCCAACTGTATTCAATTTCTGAAAGAGCAAGTCACCTTGCACCTATCGAAAAAACAGCGCAGGCGCTACTCTGCTGATTTCATGATGTTTTGCTGTATTGTTTTCACTATATCGCCCCATGCATACGCGTTCATACGTAGCCATGGAAGCATCACCTTGCCGCATCCTATGACGATAAGATCAGTGTGCTCGTCTTATGGTATGAGTCCTCAACAAGAGCATCAGAGTGAAACATTCCTCAGCTACATGACAACAAGAATTTGTGACCTGAAAGATGACCAGCGCTTTGTCACAGTTATGGTTGATGAAATACATATAAAACCTTACTTTGACTACAAAGGAGGCAATATTACCGGCGCTGCAATTAATAGAAATGAAGCTGCTAACTGTGCGCTCGTTTTCATGGTGCGCAGCGTGACGTGTAAATTCAAAGAAGTTGCGCACATCGTGCCGGTGCACCGagtagaggcggagttcctgcaaaagacgcttaaagacgtgatttgtgggctggaaaagattgggtaccgggttatgtgcgtcgtcagcgacaacaactctgtgaacagaaaagcgatgtcacttttcgaatcacctccgtgtaacagaattgtgtACCAACATCCATCAGACCCTTCAAGGCCGCTGTTCTTCGTTATAGACCCAGTGCACATTCTAAAATGCATACGAAATAACTGGATCAATCAGAAGAATGACCAAATTTGTTTCTACTTCCCGGAGATCCAAGGAGACACACCAGAATCAGAGCGAATGCAAACAGCGTCATTTGCAACAATCAGGGACCTTCACAGCAAAGAGTGTGACCAGCTGTTGAAA TATGGCTATGGGCTGTCAAGAAAAGCCCTCTACCCTTCGAGTCTTGAAAGGCAGGACGTAAAGCTTGCTTTACAAATCTTCAATGACTATTTACCAGAGGCGTTACGTGCTCTTGGAGCAAAGCACAACCTATTCTCTTTCGAGGCCACGGCTACATTCGTCGAGATCATACTCAAGTGGTGGAAAATTGTAAACGTCAAAACTCCATGGAAGGGAGAAAGGCTTAGAGATCACTTCCAACAACCAGTGCTTTCCATTGATAACGATCCAAAAATTGACTTCTTGCACATGTTTCTGAAGTGGCTGGATGAGTGGAAGAACAAAGGTTTTGACAACGGTACTCTGACAAAGGAGACTCACGCTGCTCTCGAACACACCACCTATGCGCTTGTTGAGCTCGCTAGGTACAGCTTCGAAGAGCTTGGAATGTCATATGTCCTTTTTGGGAAGATTCAGACAGACTGCCTTGAAGATCGCTTTGGAATGTATAGGCAGCTGGCAGGTGCGCAATATCACATCTCCATCAGGCAGATATATGAAGTCGAAAACAAGCTGCGCCTGCAGACCACCTTGCCTACAGTTTCCCCTGACCAGCACTGGGAATGTGTCCGAAAGCAAGTCGAGGCATTGCTTCCCAGCAGCAACGTTGTTGTTACCAGCCAGGCTCTTACGAAGATGCAGGACGTCGTCCCAGTCCTCGTCTACGTTGCAGGTTATGCAGTATACGGGACCCTTAAAAAGTTGAAGTGCGAGCAATGCAGGGACTCGTTGACCGTGGACAAGAAGATCACAGTCTCTGCCACAAACGAACATTATGGTCTTGTGAAGCAGCTGGACCGAGGAGGTTTAGTTTATCCATCAATGTTTGCACTTAACGCAGTTGCTCATAGCTACGTTGTAGTAGAGCAGCTCGCtacagagccagcactgcttatgATGCCTGAACCACGCCAGGTGGTAACGAAAATGACGCTACAATTGCTGGCTAGTGAAGAGCAGTCCGACTTCGATACGTGTGAGAATGGCCACACAGTTGAATTAGTGCTTAAACACATCCTGCGgtgcagcaccaacattctgctaaagaacttttgtaggaagctgaacgacaaacttctcgacgctgccgataaat TACCTTGA